A single genomic interval of Fructobacillus americanaquae harbors:
- a CDS encoding MFS transporter, giving the protein MPEKVLSPRLILSILAIALLGFTDIMLETALNVSFPALMKQLHVDSATVQWLTSGVILLTSMIVIMSPWLKARFSNRSQFMVAGVVSLIGIFIDATSNQFGLILFGRLLQGVGAGVGLPLMNNVVFEQVPDNRRGTMIGLASLIVSFSPALGPAFGGFLTAYYGWHMIFWVVLPIQLFALIVGWFTIQQIDPLKKARFDLIGWLLLSCFFVGGLITVDRLSGHGLFNILSLTALAVMLIGIFGYYFYAQKEAEPLLSPKMFALPMFRQAVLAAVLIQVVNLTFNYAIPMGLQLVLKQSSSVAGLSLFPGAIGFAIMSIISGNLYDRFGPKLPNAIGLGFIVLGMVWIVLVPFTVWSMTIAFVITQLGGGFWFGNNMTNAISHLDRAFHSAGNSIFSAVNNYSAAVGIALAASIISIFQKGATNMSAATLNGIQWTYRFDVILIALAVYLSMKVMKGAGDGPMVIKD; this is encoded by the coding sequence ATGCCAGAAAAAGTCTTAAGCCCACGACTAATCTTGAGTATTTTGGCGATTGCCTTACTTGGGTTTACGGATATTATGTTGGAAACAGCTTTGAACGTTTCCTTCCCAGCCTTGATGAAACAATTACATGTTGATTCAGCAACGGTCCAGTGGTTGACCTCCGGGGTGATTTTATTGACATCCATGATTGTCATTATGTCGCCTTGGCTCAAGGCCCGCTTTAGTAACCGATCTCAGTTTATGGTGGCCGGGGTTGTGTCATTGATTGGAATTTTCATTGATGCAACCTCTAACCAGTTTGGCCTCATTCTTTTTGGCCGCCTGTTGCAGGGAGTTGGTGCCGGTGTTGGTCTACCACTAATGAACAATGTGGTCTTTGAGCAGGTTCCTGATAACCGGCGGGGGACGATGATTGGTTTAGCCTCTTTAATTGTTTCCTTTTCGCCGGCTTTGGGCCCAGCCTTTGGTGGCTTCTTAACGGCCTATTACGGTTGGCACATGATTTTCTGGGTGGTTTTGCCAATCCAACTCTTTGCCCTAATCGTTGGTTGGTTTACCATTCAGCAAATTGATCCGCTGAAGAAAGCCCGCTTTGATTTGATTGGTTGGCTATTGTTATCCTGCTTCTTTGTTGGCGGTTTAATCACGGTTGACCGCTTGTCTGGTCATGGTCTTTTCAATATTTTGAGCTTGACGGCATTAGCAGTGATGTTAATTGGTATCTTCGGATATTATTTCTATGCTCAAAAAGAAGCGGAGCCACTACTTTCACCAAAGATGTTTGCACTGCCAATGTTTCGCCAGGCAGTCTTAGCGGCCGTCTTAATTCAGGTTGTCAACTTAACCTTTAACTACGCAATTCCAATGGGGCTACAGTTAGTTTTGAAGCAAAGTTCAAGCGTTGCGGGTCTGTCTCTTTTCCCTGGTGCTATTGGTTTTGCCATTATGTCGATTATCTCTGGAAACTTGTATGATCGCTTTGGTCCTAAACTGCCGAATGCGATTGGTCTAGGATTCATTGTCCTTGGTATGGTATGGATTGTCTTGGTACCATTTACCGTTTGGTCGATGACGATTGCCTTTGTGATTACCCAGTTAGGTGGTGGTTTCTGGTTTGGAAACAATATGACCAATGCCATTTCACATCTCGACCGAGCATTTCATAGTGCTGGTAACTCGATTTTTTCAGCGGTTAACAATTACTCAGCCGCTGTTGGAATCGCCTTGGCTGCTTCGATTATTTCAATTTTCCAAAAGGGTGCAACGAATATGTCTGCAGCAACATTGAATGGTATTCAGTGGACTTATCGTTTTGATGTCATCCTAATTGCTTTGGCTGTTTATCTGTCGATGAAGGTCATGAAAGGTGCCGGTGATGGCCCAATGGTCATTAAGGATTAG
- a CDS encoding UDP-N-acetylmuramoyl-tripeptide--D-alanyl-D-alanine ligase, with protein sequence MNLSLQTIAQATKGSLQGPANQMVTGVAFDSRQVKAGDLFVALVGDQDGHDYIGQALKNGATGVLAQTQHVIDGTVPAVVVDDTLVGLQALAKFYLQTVQPKVVAITGSNGKTTTKDMVAAILATKYQTFKTPANFNNEIGLPVTILTMPETTEVLVLEMGMDRPGQLTALSTLAQPDLAVITMIGEAHLQFFKTRANIAKAKLEIIAGLKPNGELLIPTDEPLLQDAKGLPAKTVSFGPEPNDCVETLQETKFSDQGQEFAIPLLGRYNVRNALAAIRVGQAFGLDLQTIALALKNFALTKNRTQLLTAANGAMVISDVYNANPTATKEVLTALAKDHTENLVLVLGDMLELGEAAPALHADLKEAVLQAQPKAVYLVGPLMVENLGTALQETLLSEQVHLYQTDQLAALMTDLTKNLSANDCVFLKASHGIHLEKVVDYLVADQGKQGGSHA encoded by the coding sequence ATGAACCTTTCATTACAGACAATCGCACAAGCAACTAAGGGTAGTCTACAGGGACCGGCCAATCAAATGGTGACGGGTGTTGCCTTTGATTCCCGCCAGGTCAAAGCCGGGGACCTGTTTGTTGCCCTAGTTGGTGATCAAGATGGCCATGATTATATTGGCCAGGCACTCAAAAATGGGGCAACCGGTGTTCTAGCACAGACACAACATGTTATTGATGGGACTGTACCAGCGGTAGTGGTTGACGATACCTTGGTGGGCCTGCAGGCATTAGCAAAGTTTTACCTGCAAACGGTTCAGCCAAAGGTCGTTGCCATTACTGGTTCGAATGGAAAAACGACCACCAAGGACATGGTTGCTGCGATTTTAGCTACGAAGTATCAAACCTTTAAGACGCCGGCTAATTTTAATAATGAAATTGGTCTGCCGGTGACCATTTTGACGATGCCAGAGACAACTGAGGTTTTGGTCTTGGAGATGGGCATGGACCGCCCGGGTCAGTTGACGGCTTTGTCAACATTGGCTCAACCTGATTTGGCCGTCATTACCATGATTGGTGAGGCTCATCTTCAATTCTTTAAGACACGAGCTAACATTGCCAAAGCCAAGTTGGAAATTATTGCTGGCCTAAAGCCGAATGGGGAATTGTTGATTCCAACAGATGAGCCACTCTTGCAGGACGCCAAAGGGTTGCCAGCCAAGACGGTTAGTTTTGGGCCGGAACCAAATGACTGTGTCGAGACGTTACAGGAGACAAAATTTAGTGATCAGGGTCAAGAATTTGCAATTCCGCTCCTGGGCCGTTATAATGTTAGGAATGCCTTGGCGGCAATTCGTGTTGGCCAAGCTTTCGGTTTGGACCTCCAAACGATTGCTTTAGCCTTGAAAAATTTTGCGTTAACGAAAAACCGCACCCAGTTACTGACAGCAGCTAATGGGGCAATGGTCATTTCGGATGTTTATAACGCCAATCCAACGGCCACCAAAGAAGTTTTGACAGCGTTGGCAAAGGATCATACTGAAAATTTAGTCTTAGTTCTTGGCGATATGCTTGAACTTGGTGAAGCGGCACCGGCTCTCCACGCTGACTTAAAGGAAGCCGTCTTGCAGGCACAACCAAAAGCCGTTTACCTGGTTGGCCCTTTGATGGTGGAAAACCTAGGAACAGCGTTGCAGGAAACGTTGTTATCTGAGCAGGTTCACTTATATCAAACGGACCAGTTGGCAGCACTCATGACTGATTTGACAAAAAACCTTAGTGCCAATGATTGTGTCTTCTTGAAGGCCAGTCATGGCATCCACTTGGAAAAGGTGGTGGACTATTTGGTTGCTGATCAAGGCAAGCAGGGTGGAAGCCATGCTTAA
- the rlmD gene encoding 23S rRNA (uracil(1939)-C(5))-methyltransferase RlmD yields the protein MAKTIVPVKLHEKLTVTIKEIRQNGMGMAFLAGFSEYPIYLADAMLGEEVQIEIIQVDKYSAYGKILAWAKASTGRKNQDRQYLVEAGTAPLVNWAYANQKAFKQQIVQKKFHDAGLQVTVADPITMDTTPTYYRNKTVVPLKWQDGQLLSGFYQRGSHHLVPMEDYYVNDARVDQVIIIVREILAKRGISAYDPDQEKGAIRYVMVRRGYYSQQLMVVLVTNEDALSDEAGLVDDIVAALPDLTSLILNFAPKKDYVQLSANNRVLFGQAVIEDTLLGKKFLIGPNSFYQVNPVMTEKLYQKAADLADLKPTDVVIDAYAGIGTIGISVADRVKEVIGVEVVPGAVLDAKKNLALNQIDNASYIERDAPDQFEDWQKQGFQPDVVFVDPPRRGLTPKLIEKTAEMGPERVVYVSCNPVTAARDVALFQDLGYEIKGPVVPVDQFPQTAHIETITVLQKNEN from the coding sequence ATGGCAAAGACAATCGTACCTGTTAAATTACATGAAAAGTTGACGGTCACTATCAAAGAAATTCGCCAAAATGGGATGGGGATGGCCTTTTTAGCTGGCTTTTCCGAGTATCCGATTTATTTAGCTGATGCCATGCTTGGTGAGGAAGTTCAAATTGAAATTATCCAGGTGGATAAGTATTCCGCCTATGGAAAAATTTTGGCATGGGCTAAAGCGAGTACTGGACGCAAAAATCAGGACCGGCAATATTTGGTTGAGGCCGGGACGGCGCCCTTGGTCAACTGGGCCTATGCCAATCAAAAGGCATTTAAACAACAGATCGTGCAAAAAAAATTTCACGATGCTGGTCTGCAAGTGACTGTTGCTGATCCGATTACGATGGACACAACGCCAACTTACTACCGCAACAAAACAGTTGTTCCCCTTAAGTGGCAGGATGGGCAGCTTTTATCCGGCTTTTATCAACGGGGTAGTCACCATTTGGTACCGATGGAAGACTACTATGTCAATGATGCCAGGGTAGACCAAGTGATTATCATCGTCCGTGAGATTCTTGCTAAACGAGGTATCTCTGCCTATGATCCGGACCAAGAAAAGGGGGCCATTCGTTATGTGATGGTTCGCCGAGGCTATTATAGCCAACAGTTAATGGTGGTTTTGGTGACCAATGAGGATGCCTTGTCTGATGAGGCGGGACTCGTCGATGATATTGTGGCTGCCTTGCCCGATTTGACATCCCTAATCTTAAACTTTGCACCCAAAAAAGATTATGTCCAATTAAGCGCCAACAACCGTGTTCTCTTTGGACAGGCGGTCATTGAAGATACATTGCTTGGGAAAAAGTTCTTAATTGGCCCAAATTCCTTTTATCAAGTTAACCCGGTAATGACAGAAAAGCTGTATCAAAAGGCAGCTGACTTGGCTGATTTGAAGCCGACGGATGTCGTCATTGATGCCTATGCGGGGATTGGAACAATTGGAATTTCAGTCGCCGACCGTGTCAAGGAAGTGATTGGTGTTGAGGTCGTACCAGGAGCAGTACTGGATGCTAAGAAGAATTTGGCATTAAATCAGATTGACAATGCCAGTTACATTGAGCGCGATGCCCCGGATCAGTTTGAAGATTGGCAAAAGCAAGGGTTTCAACCAGACGTTGTCTTTGTTGACCCACCACGACGGGGGTTGACGCCAAAGTTAATTGAAAAAACTGCTGAAATGGGTCCTGAGCGCGTGGTTTACGTTTCTTGTAACCCTGTGACTGCTGCCCGCGATGTCGCCTTGTTTCAAGACTTGGGTTACGAGATTAAGGGGCCGGTTGTTCCGGTGGACCAATTTCCTCAAACTGCCCATATTGAGACGATTACCGTTTTACAAAAGAACGAAAACTAA
- a CDS encoding serine hydrolase domain-containing protein: MLKRVDLFPEKVKTLWYRDHWLALSTIILIILFIGGAIGLAKLTKASPQAILSKQKIFSADNVKNLKKDIGPQNQTAQAIDQKLKSADFTGTALVIKDGKIILNQGYGFANYSQQMPNSAQTVYHIASSAKFLTAVLVGQAVSEKKLSYDDHLSQFYPNIANADQISIRDLLTMTSSLQQKLQPTTFTSDQDNAQFSADNTQETGVAIGSGAGWSYQPVNYRLLAGILMKISGQSFDKMVKDYYNKQYELGIDDYTRFAEDHQAALGYQKDLTSPTGVTKVENERETGTGNLAMSAGMLYRAYWLFFHGAFFQNPMALLVQHLPAHYVSGLYRYGNIYTSHGIFNGFEPSVVLGKNSQDAVLLLANQYYHGHSFEGLSHDLYEKLTGTKVPS, translated from the coding sequence ATGCTTAAACGGGTTGATCTTTTTCCAGAAAAAGTAAAAACACTCTGGTATCGGGATCATTGGCTAGCTTTGTCAACGATTATCTTGATTATTCTTTTTATTGGGGGAGCAATTGGTTTAGCAAAGTTAACTAAGGCTAGTCCACAAGCGATTTTGTCTAAACAAAAAATATTTTCGGCCGATAATGTTAAAAATTTAAAAAAAGACATTGGTCCGCAAAATCAGACTGCTCAAGCAATTGACCAGAAATTAAAGAGTGCAGATTTTACTGGAACAGCCTTAGTCATTAAGGATGGCAAAATTATTTTAAACCAGGGTTATGGATTTGCTAATTATAGTCAGCAGATGCCCAACAGTGCCCAAACGGTTTATCATATTGCTTCTTCCGCTAAATTTTTGACAGCTGTTTTAGTCGGTCAGGCGGTTTCTGAAAAGAAGCTTTCCTATGATGACCACTTGAGTCAGTTTTACCCCAACATTGCCAATGCTGATCAGATTTCGATTCGCGACTTATTGACGATGACCTCTTCTTTGCAGCAAAAGTTGCAACCCACGACTTTTACTTCTGACCAAGATAATGCTCAGTTCTCGGCCGATAATACGCAGGAAACCGGAGTGGCGATTGGTTCTGGTGCTGGTTGGTCGTATCAGCCGGTTAATTACCGATTGTTGGCTGGTATTTTAATGAAAATTTCGGGTCAGTCCTTTGACAAAATGGTTAAAGACTACTATAACAAGCAGTACGAGCTCGGAATTGATGATTATACACGGTTTGCAGAGGATCATCAGGCTGCCTTAGGTTATCAAAAGGATCTCACCAGTCCAACCGGTGTTACTAAGGTTGAAAATGAGCGAGAGACTGGAACTGGGAACCTGGCAATGTCAGCTGGGATGCTTTACCGGGCTTATTGGCTCTTCTTCCATGGTGCTTTCTTCCAAAACCCAATGGCTCTTTTAGTCCAGCACTTGCCGGCTCACTATGTCTCAGGTCTTTACCGCTATGGTAATATTTATACCTCTCATGGGATTTTTAATGGTTTTGAGCCGTCCGTTGTTTTGGGCAAGAATAGCCAGGACGCTGTGCTTTTATTGGCAAATCAGTATTACCATGGTCACAGCTTTGAGGGTCTCTCACATGACCTATATGAGAAGTTAACAGGAACGAAGGTTCCTTCCTAA
- a CDS encoding bifunctional folylpolyglutamate synthase/dihydrofolate synthase: MQRIEEALAYIHGRPKAGKKDSFTRLEALMTALDHPEDHLPETIHITGTNGKGSVATMVTVVAQAAGLRVGTFTSPFMTDFRERFQINGELITPADLIFYTGQVQKATDQVEQASAGQLTPTEFEVVTAIMFLYFADQDLDLAVVEVGIGGRFDSTNILKTTKVAVITTVALDHQAMLGDTIAAIAGQKAGIIKPGAKTVIGPGVTAEAKEVIEAQAQEMGSPVLVAQVGPFQSALPGSFQADNTATAVLALKTWRPDLQDEVIQAGLNRTFLAGRFEQIQPKIYLDGAHNQAGIQALHQSIKENLVGPVTVIIGSLADKNVDLAFLELEQDPQITLALVTFDGVAGRPGLQKDQMNLANQDLIWYDSLDQAFSENLQQTVVITGSLYFISDVRRKLCQKKS, from the coding sequence GTGCAGAGAATTGAAGAGGCCTTGGCCTATATTCATGGCCGGCCAAAAGCTGGTAAAAAAGATAGCTTCACCCGCTTAGAGGCCCTGATGACGGCTTTGGATCATCCCGAAGATCATCTGCCGGAAACCATTCATATTACTGGCACGAATGGCAAGGGTTCAGTTGCAACCATGGTGACTGTTGTTGCTCAGGCAGCTGGTCTGCGTGTTGGAACTTTTACGTCGCCATTTATGACTGACTTTCGGGAACGGTTTCAAATCAATGGCGAACTAATCACACCGGCTGATTTGATTTTTTATACTGGTCAAGTTCAGAAAGCAACTGACCAAGTAGAGCAGGCATCTGCGGGTCAGCTGACACCAACTGAATTTGAAGTTGTGACGGCTATTATGTTCCTCTACTTTGCCGATCAAGACCTGGATTTGGCTGTAGTTGAAGTTGGGATTGGGGGCCGTTTTGATTCGACCAATATTTTAAAGACAACCAAGGTTGCCGTCATAACGACTGTGGCTTTGGATCACCAGGCAATGCTTGGTGACACAATCGCAGCCATCGCTGGTCAAAAAGCCGGAATTATCAAGCCGGGAGCAAAAACGGTGATTGGCCCAGGGGTCACAGCTGAAGCGAAAGAAGTGATTGAAGCTCAAGCCCAAGAGATGGGCAGTCCAGTATTGGTGGCGCAGGTTGGGCCTTTCCAGTCAGCTTTGCCGGGGAGCTTTCAAGCCGACAATACAGCGACCGCAGTGTTAGCACTGAAAACTTGGCGACCTGATTTGCAAGATGAAGTGATTCAAGCAGGCTTGAATCGGACTTTTTTGGCCGGACGCTTTGAACAAATTCAGCCAAAGATTTATTTAGATGGAGCCCATAACCAGGCTGGTATTCAGGCCTTGCATCAGTCAATTAAGGAAAATCTGGTAGGTCCTGTGACAGTTATTATTGGATCTTTGGCCGATAAAAATGTTGATTTAGCTTTCTTGGAACTTGAACAAGACCCGCAGATTACGTTGGCTTTGGTGACATTTGATGGCGTTGCCGGCCGACCTGGCCTACAAAAAGACCAGATGAACTTAGCAAATCAGGACCTGATTTGGTATGATTCATTGGACCAGGCCTTCAGTGAAAATCTGCAGCAAACTGTTGTGATTACAGGTTCTTTGTATTTTATTAGTGATGTTAGGAGAAAATTATGCCAGAAAAAGTCTTAA
- a CDS encoding type B 50S ribosomal protein L31 — translation MKKEIHPDYRPVVFIDAATGKKFLSASVVATDTTTDFEGQEYPSVRMEITSDSHPFYTGKQKFTQADGAVDKFNKKFANFGFKNND, via the coding sequence ATGAAAAAAGAAATCCATCCAGATTACCGTCCAGTTGTCTTTATTGATGCCGCAACTGGTAAGAAGTTCTTGTCAGCATCTGTTGTTGCAACTGACACAACTACTGATTTTGAAGGTCAAGAATATCCATCAGTACGTATGGAAATCACTTCAGATTCACACCCATTCTACACTGGTAAGCAGAAGTTTACTCAAGCTGATGGTGCGGTTGACAAGTTTAACAAGAAGTTTGCTAACTTCGGCTTCAAGAACAACGACTAA
- a CDS encoding DEAD/DEAH box helicase: MKFNELGLSQAILQSIEAHGYVEATPIQEKTIPLTLAGKDVIGQAQTGTGKTAAFGLPILENIDLNDQNIQAVIISPTRELAIQTAEELKKLGSDKSVNVQVVFGGADIRPQIKGLKSHPQILVGTPGRLLDHINRKTAKLFGVKTLVLDEADEMLNMGFLDDIEAIIAQVPDHRQTLLFSATMPEAIKRIGMKFMTNPEYIQIKAKQLTTDLVDQYFIRVRHEEKFDALTRTIDIQEPFLGIVFGRTKRRVEELARGLEARGYRAAGLHGDLTQQMRSRVLDQFKAHEINLLVATDVAARGLDVKDVSHVYNFDIPQDPESYVHRIGRTGRAGAEGVSVTLVAPNEMDYLRAVEELTKKRMTPLQPATLKEARIGRINGAIDTAAATIKGLNPAELQEQVNQMTSQFTAEQLAAGLLAAVAGLDKQNAPVVLSRERPLPRRKGGSSSRRGGYRGGNRRSNGNGGGYRGNGGGRRNGNGGGYRGGNRSHSENRDNRGGHQGGGNRRRRDFTVREKD; this comes from the coding sequence TTGAAGTTTAATGAACTCGGCTTGTCACAAGCCATTTTGCAGTCAATCGAAGCCCACGGCTACGTTGAAGCAACCCCCATCCAAGAAAAAACAATTCCTTTGACCTTAGCTGGTAAGGATGTTATCGGTCAAGCTCAAACAGGAACTGGTAAGACAGCCGCTTTTGGTTTGCCAATCTTGGAAAACATCGACTTGAATGATCAAAACATCCAAGCCGTGATCATCTCACCGACACGAGAATTAGCAATCCAGACTGCTGAAGAATTGAAGAAGCTTGGTTCTGACAAGTCAGTCAACGTTCAAGTGGTCTTCGGTGGTGCCGATATCCGCCCACAAATTAAGGGCTTGAAGTCCCATCCACAAATTTTAGTTGGAACTCCGGGTCGTTTGTTGGACCATATTAACCGTAAGACTGCCAAGCTTTTCGGTGTGAAGACATTGGTTTTGGATGAAGCCGATGAAATGTTGAACATGGGCTTTTTGGATGACATTGAGGCCATCATCGCTCAAGTTCCTGACCACCGTCAGACATTGTTGTTCTCGGCAACAATGCCTGAAGCTATCAAGCGAATCGGGATGAAGTTTATGACTAATCCTGAATATATCCAAATCAAGGCTAAGCAATTGACAACTGATTTGGTTGATCAATACTTCATTCGTGTTCGTCACGAAGAAAAGTTTGATGCCCTGACTCGGACAATCGATATTCAAGAACCATTCTTGGGGATTGTCTTTGGTCGGACAAAGCGTCGAGTAGAAGAATTGGCCCGTGGATTGGAAGCCCGGGGATACCGTGCCGCTGGTTTACACGGTGATTTGACACAACAAATGCGTTCACGTGTCTTGGACCAATTTAAGGCCCATGAAATTAACCTCTTGGTTGCAACCGATGTTGCTGCTCGTGGGTTGGATGTTAAGGACGTGAGTCACGTTTATAACTTTGATATTCCACAAGATCCAGAATCATATGTTCACCGTATTGGCCGTACTGGTCGTGCCGGTGCCGAAGGTGTTTCAGTAACATTGGTTGCACCAAATGAAATGGATTACTTGCGTGCTGTTGAAGAATTAACGAAGAAGCGTATGACGCCATTGCAACCAGCAACATTGAAGGAAGCCCGGATTGGTCGAATTAACGGGGCCATTGATACCGCAGCCGCAACAATTAAAGGCTTGAACCCCGCTGAATTGCAAGAACAAGTTAACCAAATGACGTCGCAATTCACAGCTGAACAATTGGCTGCTGGTTTGTTGGCTGCTGTGGCTGGGTTGGATAAGCAAAACGCGCCAGTTGTTTTGTCACGTGAACGTCCTTTGCCTCGTCGCAAGGGTGGTTCATCATCACGTCGTGGTGGCTACCGTGGTGGGAACCGCCGTTCAAATGGTAATGGTGGTGGCTATCGCGGCAATGGCGGTGGTCGTCGTAATGGTAATGGTGGCGGTTACCGTGGTGGGAACCGTTCACATTCTGAAAACCGCGATAACCGTGGTGGACATCAAGGTGGTGGCAATCGCCGCCGTCGTGACTTTACTGTTCGCGAAAAAGACTAA
- a CDS encoding gluconeogenesis factor YvcK family protein, with protein MTAKIVMIGGGSGLPVIIRPLIQHDVDLTAIVTVADDGGSSGLLRDYVNIIPPGDIRNILVAMSSGDQELLDLFQYRFKTNDAFLAKHAVGNLLIAALTEMTGDISVAIARLAHYLKIKGHVYPVAKQPLILHAQTKNGQFLEGEAAITAAHQALNHVWVEPSQAEKEIVACPEAIEAILAADLIVFGPGSLFTSILPNIVVPGIKEALQATSAKQVYIANIMTQKGETDSYTDAEHLAVLNRHLGQNLVDFVLTNNQEVPADFVDYQKWGEISKQVVQDPDKIRQEGAQSISKDFLALRDAGAFHDGDKVADVLVSLTKE; from the coding sequence ATGACTGCAAAAATTGTGATGATTGGTGGGGGTTCGGGTTTGCCCGTGATTATTCGCCCACTAATCCAGCATGATGTTGATTTGACGGCAATTGTAACGGTTGCTGATGATGGTGGGTCTTCTGGCTTATTGCGTGATTATGTCAACATTATTCCACCTGGGGATATCCGCAATATCTTAGTCGCCATGTCATCCGGTGATCAGGAATTACTAGACCTTTTTCAGTATCGCTTTAAAACAAATGATGCTTTTTTGGCAAAACATGCAGTTGGCAACCTCTTGATTGCCGCTTTAACAGAAATGACTGGCGATATTTCGGTCGCTATTGCCCGTTTGGCTCATTACTTGAAAATTAAGGGTCATGTCTACCCTGTTGCGAAGCAGCCATTAATTTTACATGCTCAGACAAAAAATGGTCAGTTTTTGGAGGGCGAGGCTGCCATAACTGCTGCTCACCAGGCTTTAAATCATGTCTGGGTAGAGCCAAGCCAAGCAGAAAAAGAAATAGTAGCTTGTCCTGAGGCAATTGAAGCTATTCTAGCAGCTGATTTAATTGTCTTTGGGCCAGGATCACTCTTTACGTCAATTTTGCCTAACATTGTTGTTCCCGGGATTAAAGAGGCGTTGCAAGCGACCAGTGCTAAGCAGGTCTATATTGCTAATATTATGACCCAAAAAGGGGAAACGGATTCTTACACCGACGCTGAACATTTGGCTGTTCTCAACCGTCATTTAGGGCAAAATCTGGTTGATTTTGTTTTAACCAATAATCAAGAGGTGCCGGCAGATTTTGTTGACTACCAAAAGTGGGGTGAAATTTCAAAGCAAGTTGTCCAAGACCCGGACAAAATTCGACAAGAGGGTGCCCAAAGTATCTCCAAGGATTTTTTGGCTTTGCGTGATGCTGGTGCCTTTCATGATGGGGACAAAGTGGCCGACGTATTGGTTTCACTAACAAAGGAGTAA
- a CDS encoding JAB domain-containing protein: MMKNQVFNFYEAIGENGQKNSEIFQLYFPEKYFFWELDYETKTDFIAENPGPNRALLIAMHLGVAFLSERRPILLSARHSNMVGAFAKEKLGLLKQEQLFLALLNTQLDVIGWEVVFVGTLTEVAASPREIFQRALLANAYAIIIAHNHPSGNLRPSVQDKQFTKRLYQLGQDLSLPLLDAFIVTNDGYWSMQENAQLLGGEIDETTDFV; this comes from the coding sequence ATGATGAAAAATCAGGTTTTTAATTTTTACGAGGCTATTGGTGAGAACGGCCAAAAGAATAGTGAGATTTTTCAGCTGTATTTTCCTGAAAAATATTTTTTTTGGGAACTCGATTATGAGACAAAGACTGATTTTATCGCTGAAAATCCTGGACCGAACCGGGCGTTGTTAATCGCGATGCACTTAGGTGTGGCTTTTTTGTCGGAACGAAGACCAATCTTACTTTCTGCCCGACATTCCAACATGGTTGGCGCTTTTGCAAAGGAAAAATTAGGCCTCTTAAAGCAAGAACAACTTTTTTTGGCTCTTTTGAATACACAATTAGACGTAATTGGTTGGGAAGTCGTCTTTGTCGGTACCCTGACTGAGGTGGCTGCTTCACCGCGCGAAATTTTTCAACGAGCCCTATTAGCCAATGCCTATGCCATTATCATTGCTCATAACCATCCGTCGGGGAACTTACGACCTTCAGTTCAAGACAAGCAATTTACTAAGCGACTATATCAGCTAGGGCAGGACTTAAGCTTGCCACTCCTTGATGCTTTTATTGTGACTAATGACGGCTATTGGTCGATGCAAGAAAACGCTCAATTGTTGGGAGGCGAAATTGATGAAACTACCGATTTTGTTTAG